The Candidatus Manganitrophaceae bacterium genomic interval GTTTCCCTGCTAATGATCCGCTCCTTCACCAAATCCACCGCAATCCGGATGGCCGCCGCCGCAGTCCGCTTGCCGACGCGGGTCTGAAGCATATACAGCTTCCCCTCCTGTATCGTGAACTCGATATCGAGCATGTCCTTATAATGACGTTCCAGCTTCTTGTAGACCGCTAACAAATCTTTGTAGGTAGACGGCAGCCGCCTTCGAAGTGCCTCAATGGGCAAGGGGGTTCGAATTCCCGCAACAACATCCTCACCCTGGGCGTTGAAGAGAAATTCTCCGAAGAAACGTTTTTTCCCGGTACTTGGATCTCGCGTAAAGGCAACGCCGGTTCCGGAATCTTCTCCCAGATTTCCGTAAACCATCGCCACGATATTAACCGCCGTCCCCCAGGTTTCCGGGATATTATTTAACTTGCGATATGTGATTGCCCTCTTCCCGAACCAGGAGTTAAAGACGGCATCAATACCGAGACGGAGTTGCTTAGATGGATCTTCCGGAAAAACCTCTCCGGTCTCGTTCAGGATAATTTTTTTGAAGATGCTGACCAGGTCTCTGAGGGCCTCTCCAGACAGTTCGGTATCGGAGCTGAGTCCAAGGCCGATCTTCTTCTCTTCAAATGCCCGATCAAACTTGAGCCGGTCGACACCCATGACAACGCTTCCGAACATAGAGACAAAGCGCCGGTAGGTGTCGTAGCTAAAACGTTCATTTCCCGATTTTTTGACCAGACCAAGGACCGTCTCGTCATTCAACCCCAAATTTAAGACGGTGTCCATCATCCCCGGCATAGAGGCCTTCGCCCCTGACCGAACCGAAATAAGAAGCGGGTTTTTCGGGTCCCCGAATTTCAGCTTCATCGATCGCTCAACCCGCTTTAGGGCCGACAGCACATCTTCCCACAATCCCGTTGGATAGCGTCTTTTTCGGTTAAAAAATTCAATGCAGGCCTCGGTCGTAATCGTGAAACCGGGCGGAACCGGTATCCCCAGGCGAGTCATCTCTGCCAAACCGGCCCCTTTCCCCCCCAGGAGATCCTTCATATCTCCCCGTCCGTCTGTCCTACCATCGCTGAAATAGTAAAGGTATTTCTTTTTTGCTTTCACCTTCTCCTCCTGAACATCACTCTATCCTTCTCTGTCTTTTTTCTTTGGGTCTTTAGAAATAGACTCTCCCTCGACAATCTTCGAAAAATCTCCAAATTCATCAAAGGGTTGGCTCACAGAAAATAAGAGACTCAAACGATTTTGGCGAATCTCCGCGTCTTCATCCATCACCAGGACATCTTCAAAAAACCGGTTCAAGGGTTCGTAAAGTGTCGCAAGTTCCTTCAAGACCTTGTCGTAGTCTTGTGTGGTCCAATGGTGCCCAAGGTCCTCAGAGACCGCGCAAAGGACCTCATATAGATTCTTTTCAGCGGGATCGGCCAGGAGTGCTCTCTGGACCTCTCCCTCAAATCCTTCCGGCAGGATTCTCTTCGCCCGTTTAAAGACCGTAATCAGCGATCCAAAATGGGGATGTTTTGAGAAAGCAACCAGGGATTCGGTCTTTAAAATCATCTCCGAGGGACGATCCATTTCCCGTGACAGCACAGCCTCCCTCAGGTCATAACGAACCCCTTTAGACTGGAGATAGGAATCGAGACGACGTGTAAAAAAAGAAAGGACCTTACGATCAAGATCCGGGACGGAGAACTTTCCCTGCTCTTCATACTGCTGAATTGCGCTGGAGATCGCGTTACACAGGGAGAACTGGCGAAAGTTTGGATCTGTGATGATGATTTGAATCATGCCCAGGCCCTGCCGGCGCAGCGCGTATTGATCCTGAGAACCGCTGGGAATCAGGCCGACACCAAAACAGCCGACGATGGTATCCAACTTATCGGCAATCGCAAGAATTTTTCCTGCAGTCGTTTCCGGAAGAGGCGCCCCTGAGAATTTCGGCATGTAATGTTCTTCAATCGCTTTGGCGGAATAAGGGTCTTCTCCGTCCCGCTCGGCATAAATACGTCCCATCACCCCTTGGAGAGACGGGAACTCCCGCACCACACCAGACAGGAGATCGCCCTTGCAAAGCCGTGCGGCGCCTTCCACCTCGGGAACCGAGGATTTTAATCCGGGAAGGCCCTCTGCCAGAGATTTTGCGAGAACGACCAGACGCACCACCTTCTCATAAAGAGTCCCCAATTTCTCCTGAAAAGTCACCTCTTTCAGGGCCTCGACGCGATCGGCCAGTTTGACCTTTTTGTCCAGATCAAAATAAAATTCTGCATCAAGTAGTCGCGCCCGGAGGACTCGCTCATTCCCTTTACAAATCTTATCCATCGTCTTCGCCTGAATATTAGCGATGGTGATAAAGTTGGGAAGGAGCGTCCCCTTTGCCGAGAAAACCGGAAAATATCCCTGATGTTCTTTCATTGCGGTGATAATGACTTCCTGGGGGATGTCAAGAAAAGACGGGTCAAAAGCCCCGCAAAGGGCCTTCGGATATTCGACCGTATGCACCGCCTCCAAAATAAGTGCTTCGTTGTCCGCCCCCATCCGATCCTGTCCCTCCAATGTTCCGGACTTTTCCTTCGCGAGATCCCGCATTTGCGATTCAATCACCCGATACCGCTCGTCCGGATCGATTAGGACATAGCGCTGCCGCGTCTCTTTCTCATAGGATGTAAAATCTCCCACATGAAAAGAGGCCGGAGACATGATGTGATGGCCGTAAGAGATATCCCCCGACTGAACACC includes:
- a CDS encoding glycine--tRNA ligase subunit beta; protein product: MFSRVKKGGKASQVSQQELLIEVGVEEIPSNVMVPTLKRLSELAAEHLTASAIQFDPESVRVYGTPRRLILTIPHLYRQQKNKMELILGPPKQAAFDSEGKPTAAAIGFSRSQGMQLSDLAVRHTDTLGSFAGNRRGEYVVIEKMIEGKATERILRTLIPEVISGLSFPRSMRWNSEGIAFIRPIRWIVAVYDQRVIPFSYAGVQSGDISYGHHIMSPASFHVGDFTSYEKETRQRYVLIDPDERYRVIESQMRDLAKEKSGTLEGQDRMGADNEALILEAVHTVEYPKALCGAFDPSFLDIPQEVIITAMKEHQGYFPVFSAKGTLLPNFITIANIQAKTMDKICKGNERVLRARLLDAEFYFDLDKKVKLADRVEALKEVTFQEKLGTLYEKVVRLVVLAKSLAEGLPGLKSSVPEVEGAARLCKGDLLSGVVREFPSLQGVMGRIYAERDGEDPYSAKAIEEHYMPKFSGAPLPETTAGKILAIADKLDTIVGCFGVGLIPSGSQDQYALRRQGLGMIQIIITDPNFRQFSLCNAISSAIQQYEEQGKFSVPDLDRKVLSFFTRRLDSYLQSKGVRYDLREAVLSREMDRPSEMILKTESLVAFSKHPHFGSLITVFKRAKRILPEGFEGEVQRALLADPAEKNLYEVLCAVSEDLGHHWTTQDYDKVLKELATLYEPLNRFFEDVLVMDEDAEIRQNRLSLLFSVSQPFDEFGDFSKIVEGESISKDPKKKDREG